One stretch of Pigmentiphaga aceris DNA includes these proteins:
- a CDS encoding amidohydrolase family protein, which yields MTDLLLKNVRPLGGAAVDVLVQDGRISQLGANQQAPAGVAQEDGQGALLLPGLVEGHTHLDKTTWGDAWYVNNVGSALTDRIDNERQWRAKTGHDARTHAKALALAFLKEGATCIRTHVDVDTDAGLKHLEGVNAVRDELADRMRIQTVAFPQSGLLKRSGTAELLDQALASGADVLGGLDPSAIDRDPARSLDVLFDLANKHSKPVDIHLHEPGDLGAFSMDLILDRTEALGMQGKVTISHAFCLGALETPRLNGLLERLAHLRVGILTTAPASRPVPSVRACRDAGVTIFSGNDGVRDTWTPYGDPDLLMRARLVGLRNDFRRDSELAWALACVTGAAAKACGFTDYGLHVGARADLVLVDASCVAEAVAQHRPKTLVVAAGRVVARNGAAV from the coding sequence ATGACTGATCTGCTTCTGAAAAACGTGCGCCCGCTTGGCGGCGCTGCGGTCGATGTGCTGGTGCAAGACGGACGCATTTCGCAGCTTGGTGCCAACCAGCAGGCACCGGCAGGCGTGGCGCAGGAAGACGGGCAGGGTGCCTTGCTGCTGCCCGGTTTGGTCGAAGGCCATACCCATCTGGACAAGACTACCTGGGGTGATGCCTGGTACGTGAACAACGTCGGGTCGGCGCTGACTGACCGCATCGACAACGAACGCCAATGGCGAGCCAAGACTGGCCACGACGCTCGCACGCATGCCAAGGCACTTGCGCTGGCCTTCCTGAAAGAAGGCGCAACCTGTATCCGCACGCATGTGGATGTAGACACCGATGCAGGTCTGAAGCACCTGGAAGGTGTCAATGCAGTGCGCGATGAGCTGGCCGATCGCATGCGTATTCAGACGGTGGCGTTTCCACAGTCTGGCTTGTTGAAACGCAGCGGGACGGCAGAACTGTTGGACCAGGCATTGGCCAGCGGCGCAGATGTATTGGGCGGACTCGACCCCAGCGCAATTGATCGAGACCCGGCACGGTCTTTGGACGTTTTGTTTGACTTAGCCAACAAGCACAGCAAACCGGTGGACATTCACCTTCACGAGCCAGGCGACCTGGGCGCGTTTTCCATGGACTTGATCCTTGACCGCACCGAGGCGCTGGGCATGCAGGGCAAGGTGACGATCAGCCACGCCTTCTGTCTGGGCGCGCTGGAAACGCCGCGTTTGAATGGCTTGCTTGAACGCCTTGCACACCTGCGCGTTGGCATTCTGACTACCGCGCCGGCGTCTCGCCCGGTGCCCAGCGTGCGCGCCTGCCGCGATGCGGGTGTCACGATCTTCAGCGGTAACGATGGCGTGCGCGATACCTGGACTCCGTACGGCGACCCGGATCTGCTGATGCGCGCCCGGCTGGTCGGTCTGCGCAACGACTTCCGCCGCGATAGCGAATTGGCGTGGGCCTTGGCGTGTGTGACGGGCGCAGCGGCAAAGGCTTGCGGCTTCACCGATTACGGCCTGCATGTCGGTGCGCGTGCCGATCTGGTGTTGGTGGATGCGAGTTGTGTGGCAGAGGCCGTTGCGCAGCATCGGCCAAAGACCTTGGTGGTCGCGGCGGGGCGGGTCGTTGCCAGGAATGGCGCGGCGGTTTGA
- a CDS encoding DNA internalization-related competence protein ComEC/Rec2 encodes MGRLSLAAFVLAAALVQMLAALPGFTTIVGLLIASIFAMAAAIWQRARLRTWRIKILVWPLLAFMFGASLAMFRADLRLADALDPELEGGSIPAVFRIASLSTIGQQGQRAEVDILESRAGMPSRIQLAWFGDTRRQETWAPGQRWQGYLVPKRPHGGINPHGFDYEALLFERGVRATASIRNTPVLLDDDPYATPLIAIQRLRHYLRGTMQQTLGDTRYGAVLIALAMGDQAGIARNDWVVFNRTGITHLVSISGMHVTMLAAMAGLAVLRVWSRARWRGVALAEYSPAQVIAAGAALFTALLYCLLAGWGVPAQRTFFMLAVLAVAAIARLPLSGSRVLVLAAACVVALDPWASLSPGFWLSFGAVAVLMMAGSGRWRLAKPGEKPARLSRWQRWRRGFIAACQLQLAITIGLVPLLALIFQQISLVSPLANAIAIPVVSFIVTPLALLVMLLSAIPGLETLAGWIGFVAHEAFAWSMRPIEAMSNWPGSNFAVAAVPWPWIAVAMFGIVWSLQPRGLPGRMLALLLVLPVLVFRPERPAHGEWRMTMLDVGQGGGVVIETAEQTVVFDAGPRYSDDADAGDRVVWPYLRARGVTRIDQLIVSHGDADHAGGLASLLNALPVDTLRAPSSMAGQVDAARPADRATPPLTPCVAGQVWETGGLTFTMLAPLPTMVGAKDKNAGGCVLFMQGRTHNAMLMGDVGIAQEAALLAEPSWPGPVDVVVAGHHGSHTSSGQAFVDATQAVHAIMQAGYLNRYRHPNQRVLKRWEQSGAVVHRSDHHGAIIVESVKGQLGAVRARDAQRRYWHTSAAS; translated from the coding sequence ATGGGCCGACTGAGCCTTGCCGCTTTTGTGCTGGCGGCTGCCTTGGTGCAGATGCTGGCAGCACTTCCCGGTTTCACCACGATTGTTGGGCTGCTTATTGCATCCATCTTCGCGATGGCCGCCGCGATATGGCAGCGCGCGCGGCTGCGAACATGGCGCATAAAAATACTTGTCTGGCCCCTGCTGGCCTTCATGTTTGGCGCATCGCTTGCGATGTTCCGCGCCGACCTGCGCTTGGCCGACGCGCTCGATCCTGAACTGGAAGGCGGCAGCATTCCTGCGGTGTTTCGCATCGCCAGTCTCAGCACGATCGGCCAGCAAGGCCAGCGGGCCGAGGTCGATATTCTGGAATCCCGTGCGGGTATGCCGTCGCGTATTCAGCTTGCCTGGTTTGGCGATACGCGCAGGCAGGAAACCTGGGCACCGGGGCAACGATGGCAGGGATATTTGGTTCCCAAGCGTCCGCATGGCGGCATCAACCCGCATGGGTTTGATTACGAAGCGCTGTTGTTCGAGCGCGGCGTGCGAGCCACCGCATCCATCCGCAATACGCCGGTCTTGCTGGATGACGACCCCTATGCCACGCCGCTGATCGCCATCCAACGTCTGCGGCACTACCTGCGCGGCACCATGCAGCAGACGCTGGGCGACACGCGTTATGGCGCGGTGTTGATTGCGTTGGCAATGGGTGACCAAGCGGGCATTGCACGCAACGACTGGGTGGTGTTCAACCGCACCGGCATCACACATTTGGTCTCGATCAGCGGCATGCACGTCACCATGTTGGCGGCCATGGCGGGGCTTGCTGTGTTGCGGGTGTGGTCACGCGCAAGGTGGCGGGGCGTGGCCTTGGCCGAATACAGCCCCGCGCAGGTGATTGCGGCCGGTGCCGCCCTGTTCACGGCCTTGTTGTATTGCCTGTTGGCAGGCTGGGGCGTGCCGGCGCAGCGCACGTTTTTCATGCTCGCGGTGCTTGCCGTGGCGGCGATTGCACGCCTGCCCTTGTCCGGTTCTCGGGTGCTGGTGCTGGCCGCTGCGTGTGTGGTTGCGCTCGATCCCTGGGCGTCGCTGTCGCCCGGTTTCTGGTTGTCGTTCGGTGCAGTAGCCGTGTTGATGATGGCGGGCTCTGGCCGTTGGCGGCTGGCCAAACCCGGTGAAAAGCCGGCGCGCTTGTCGCGCTGGCAGCGTTGGCGACGCGGTTTCATTGCGGCGTGTCAGCTGCAGTTGGCGATCACCATCGGGCTGGTTCCGCTATTGGCGCTGATCTTCCAGCAGATATCGCTGGTGTCACCGCTGGCCAATGCCATTGCCATTCCGGTGGTCAGTTTCATCGTCACGCCACTGGCCTTGTTGGTGATGTTGCTATCGGCCATCCCTGGTTTGGAAACGCTGGCAGGGTGGATTGGCTTCGTTGCGCACGAAGCCTTTGCGTGGTCGATGCGACCCATCGAGGCCATGTCGAACTGGCCGGGTTCCAACTTCGCGGTGGCAGCGGTGCCTTGGCCGTGGATTGCGGTGGCGATGTTTGGCATCGTCTGGTCACTGCAACCGCGCGGGCTGCCGGGTCGCATGCTGGCTTTGTTGCTGGTGCTGCCCGTGCTTGTTTTCCGCCCCGAGCGGCCGGCTCACGGGGAATGGCGCATGACCATGTTGGATGTGGGGCAGGGCGGCGGTGTGGTGATCGAAACTGCTGAGCAGACGGTGGTCTTCGACGCCGGCCCGCGCTACAGCGATGATGCCGATGCAGGTGACCGGGTTGTCTGGCCATATCTGCGCGCGCGTGGCGTCACACGCATTGATCAATTGATCGTGTCGCATGGCGATGCCGACCATGCTGGTGGGCTGGCATCGTTGCTGAATGCGCTGCCCGTCGATACCTTGCGTGCGCCGTCTAGCATGGCAGGTCAGGTCGATGCCGCACGCCCCGCCGATCGGGCCACGCCGCCGCTGACGCCGTGTGTGGCGGGGCAGGTCTGGGAAACGGGCGGCCTAACCTTCACCATGCTGGCACCACTTCCCACTATGGTCGGTGCCAAGGACAAGAACGCGGGTGGCTGCGTGTTGTTCATGCAAGGTCGCACCCACAATGCCATGTTGATGGGCGACGTGGGCATCGCGCAGGAAGCGGCGCTGCTGGCCGAGCCATCGTGGCCAGGCCCGGTGGATGTGGTCGTCGCCGGGCATCATGGTTCACACACGTCTTCGGGGCAGGCGTTTGTCGATGCCACCCAGGCTGTGCACGCGATCATGCAAGCGGGGTATTTGAACCGCTACCGACACCCCAATCAGCGCGTGTTGAAACGCTGGGAACAAAGCGGGGCTGTGGTGCATCGATCCGATCATCACGGGGCGATCATCGTTGAATCGGTGAAAGGGCAGTTGGGCGCGGTGCGCGCTCGGGATGCGCAGCGGCGTTATTGGCATACCTCGGCAGCATCGTGA
- a CDS encoding circularly permuted type 2 ATP-grasp protein has protein sequence MRVQAFDEMMGANGDVRQHYQGFAKWLSEQSPEVIATKRAEADLSFRRVGITFAVYGDEAGTERLIPFDLVPRVIPAAEWRRLEAGLKQRVRALNMFIHDIYHQQNIVRAGIVPPEQIFLNSQYRPEMQDIAVARDIYCHIAGIDIVRAGEGEFYVLEDNLRVPSGVSYMLENRKMLMRLFPDLFARIKVAPVAHYPDLLLENLRSVAPGGHGEPRVVVLTPGMYNSAYFEHAFLAQQMGVELVEGKDLFVDANAVWMRTTRGPQRVDVIYRRVDDDFLDPLAFRGDSALGVPGLLSVYRAGGVTLANAIGSGIADDKATYLHVPEMIRFYLDEEPLLNNVPTWQCSRPNELSHVLANMHELVVKEVHGAGGYGMLVGPTSSKAEVDAFKERVKANPSNYIAQPTLALSTVPTFVESGVAPRHIDLRPYVLCGKDITMVPGGLCRVALTEGSLVVNSSQGGGTKDTWVLER, from the coding sequence ATGCGCGTTCAAGCATTCGATGAAATGATGGGCGCCAACGGGGATGTGCGACAGCATTACCAAGGCTTTGCCAAGTGGTTGTCGGAACAGTCTCCCGAAGTGATCGCCACCAAGCGTGCCGAAGCCGACCTGAGCTTCCGCCGCGTGGGTATTACCTTCGCCGTCTACGGTGACGAAGCCGGCACTGAACGTCTGATTCCCTTCGACCTGGTGCCGCGCGTCATTCCCGCGGCCGAGTGGCGGCGTCTTGAAGCCGGACTGAAGCAGCGAGTCCGCGCGCTCAATATGTTCATCCACGATATCTATCACCAGCAGAACATCGTTCGCGCTGGCATCGTGCCGCCGGAACAGATTTTCCTGAACTCCCAATATCGCCCTGAAATGCAGGACATCGCGGTTGCCCGCGATATCTATTGCCATATTGCCGGCATCGATATCGTGCGGGCGGGCGAGGGCGAGTTCTACGTGCTGGAAGACAATCTGCGGGTGCCATCGGGCGTGTCCTACATGCTCGAAAACCGCAAGATGCTGATGCGCCTGTTCCCCGACTTGTTCGCACGGATCAAGGTGGCACCGGTTGCCCACTATCCCGACTTGCTGCTGGAAAACCTGCGCTCGGTTGCGCCGGGTGGCCATGGCGAGCCGCGCGTGGTGGTGCTGACGCCTGGCATGTACAACTCGGCTTACTTCGAACACGCCTTCCTGGCCCAGCAGATGGGTGTGGAACTGGTCGAAGGCAAAGACTTGTTCGTGGATGCCAACGCGGTGTGGATGCGAACCACGCGCGGTCCGCAGCGGGTCGATGTGATCTATCGCCGTGTGGACGACGATTTCCTTGATCCGCTTGCCTTCCGGGGTGACTCGGCGCTGGGTGTGCCAGGGCTGTTGTCGGTGTATCGCGCGGGTGGCGTCACGCTGGCCAACGCGATCGGCAGCGGTATCGCCGACGACAAGGCAACCTATCTGCACGTGCCCGAGATGATCCGGTTCTACCTGGATGAAGAGCCTTTGCTGAACAACGTGCCGACTTGGCAGTGCAGCCGCCCGAACGAGCTGTCGCACGTGCTGGCCAATATGCACGAGCTGGTCGTCAAGGAAGTGCACGGCGCGGGTGGCTACGGCATGTTGGTGGGCCCGACCTCTTCCAAGGCCGAGGTGGACGCTTTCAAGGAGCGTGTGAAAGCCAATCCCAGCAACTACATCGCCCAGCCAACACTGGCCTTGTCGACGGTGCCGACTTTTGTCGAATCCGGTGTGGCACCGCGCCACATCGACTTGCGGCCTTACGTGCTGTGCGGCAAGGACATCACGATGGTTCCCGGCGGCCTGTGCCGCGTGGCGCTGACCGAAGGTTCGCTGGTGGTCAACAGCAGCCAGGGCGGCGGGACCAAAGACACCTGGGTGCTGGAACGATGA
- a CDS encoding alpha-E domain-containing protein — translation MLSRTADNLFWVSRYVERAENTARMLDINLQMALLPHGKKSLEQTWRASLAISELQSRYDERYDTLSPRDVLAFMVTDPKNPSSIYSCLSSAREAARAVRGSLTTEVWETHNTTWLELQRLVANDLPQRDPSEFFEWVKFRSHLSRGVTRGTMLDDEALHFLGIGTHLERADNTARLLDVRFHEYVDDDEPDPEAIDSYREFYHWAAILRSVSAFEIYRKVYRDVVTPARVAELLIVRKDMPRSLASSVHAVLGDLNRVSNDRSGETERLAGQLDADLRYGRIDDILAAGLHPWLTQFLRRINDLGNRVSADFLVPLSV, via the coding sequence ATGCTGAGCCGCACCGCTGACAATCTGTTCTGGGTATCGCGCTACGTCGAGCGCGCCGAGAACACCGCCCGTATGCTGGACATCAATCTTCAGATGGCTTTGTTGCCGCATGGCAAGAAGTCCCTGGAGCAGACCTGGCGCGCCAGTCTCGCCATTTCTGAATTGCAGTCCCGCTACGACGAGCGTTATGACACCCTTTCGCCGCGTGATGTGCTGGCGTTCATGGTGACCGATCCGAAGAATCCTTCGTCGATCTATTCCTGCCTGAGTTCGGCACGTGAAGCGGCACGCGCAGTGCGCGGCAGCCTGACCACCGAGGTCTGGGAAACCCACAACACCACGTGGCTGGAACTTCAGCGCCTGGTGGCCAACGACTTGCCGCAGCGCGATCCGTCCGAGTTTTTCGAATGGGTGAAGTTCCGTTCCCACCTGTCGCGTGGGGTGACGCGCGGCACCATGCTGGACGACGAGGCCCTGCATTTCCTGGGCATCGGCACCCACCTGGAACGCGCCGACAACACCGCACGCCTGCTGGATGTGCGCTTCCACGAGTATGTGGACGACGACGAACCCGATCCGGAAGCCATCGATTCCTATCGCGAGTTCTATCACTGGGCGGCGATTCTGCGCTCAGTGTCCGCCTTCGAGATCTACCGCAAGGTGTACCGTGACGTGGTGACACCAGCTCGTGTGGCCGAGTTGCTGATCGTGCGCAAGGACATGCCGCGTTCGCTTGCGTCGTCGGTGCATGCAGTGTTGGGCGACCTGAACCGCGTCAGCAACGACCGGTCGGGTGAAACCGAACGGCTTGCCGGGCAACTGGATGCCGATCTGCGTTATGGCCGTATCGACGACATTCTGGCGGCCGGCCTGCACCCTTGGCTGACGCAGTTCCTGCGCCGTATCAACGACCTGGGCAATCGGGTGTCTGCCGATTTCCTGGTTCCGCTGTCTGTCTGA
- a CDS encoding transglutaminase family protein, protein MRYIIRHTTVYHYTTPANYTIQTLRLTPRADAHQRIIRWRLHTPGGLQPSIDAYGNQTHTLTINQPHAAIELRVDGLIEMSPLTEGRIIEESGLPVQAFQVATSLTQADSRVRAFFARVLPNGIRAPEDALALAHHICDAVSYEPGTTDVTTAAGEVLELGHGVCQDHAHLFLACVRGMGLPARYVSGYLYTTAEHAASHAWVDVWLKDHGWISIDVTNRQYASEQHCRLAVARDYDSASPVRGVRTGGGHESMAVHVHVQQQ, encoded by the coding sequence ATGCGTTACATCATTCGCCACACCACGGTCTACCACTACACGACGCCGGCGAACTACACGATCCAGACGCTGCGTCTGACGCCGCGTGCCGACGCCCATCAGCGAATCATCCGCTGGCGACTGCACACGCCGGGTGGCCTGCAGCCCAGCATCGACGCCTACGGCAATCAGACCCACACCCTGACCATCAACCAGCCGCACGCCGCCATCGAACTGCGGGTAGATGGCTTGATTGAAATGTCGCCGCTGACCGAAGGCCGCATCATTGAAGAGTCTGGTTTGCCGGTCCAGGCTTTCCAGGTAGCCACGTCATTGACCCAGGCCGATTCTCGCGTTCGCGCCTTTTTTGCCCGGGTATTGCCCAACGGCATTCGTGCGCCGGAAGATGCGCTGGCACTGGCGCACCACATTTGCGACGCGGTGTCCTACGAGCCGGGCACCACCGACGTGACCACTGCTGCAGGTGAGGTGCTGGAATTGGGCCACGGTGTTTGCCAGGATCACGCCCATTTGTTCCTGGCCTGCGTGCGTGGCATGGGCCTGCCGGCGCGCTATGTCAGTGGCTACCTGTACACCACGGCCGAGCACGCTGCCAGCCACGCTTGGGTGGATGTCTGGCTGAAAGACCACGGTTGGATCAGCATCGACGTGACCAACCGCCAATATGCGTCGGAACAACACTGCCGCCTGGCGGTGGCGCGCGACTACGATTCGGCCTCGCCCGTACGGGGCGTGCGCACTGGCGGCGGTCATGAATCGATGGCCGTGCATGTGCACGTACAACAGCAATAG
- a CDS encoding proteasome-type protease, translating to MTYCVGLRLHRGLVFLADSRTNAGVDHISTFRKLTVFERPGERVMVLMSAGNLALSQAVANVLSEDFAKRAETSIWQAPNMFEAARRVGEAVRLVHHRDAEPLAEHGVDFNVSLIFGGQIGNERCRLFQIYSAGNFIEALDEQTYFQIGESKYGKPILDRVVSPDTELDEAAKCALISMDSTLRSNISVGLPLDLLVYESGSLRVTRFASIDEHNLYFRMIRNTWGERLRQVFAEIADPEWVSSASPDSLVPQGLLHEPVRARALTGDEVESVAKQTLAEGHGSGTPQ from the coding sequence ATGACTTATTGCGTCGGCTTGCGTTTGCACCGCGGCCTGGTCTTCCTGGCAGACTCCCGTACCAATGCAGGGGTCGATCACATCAGCACCTTCCGGAAGCTGACGGTGTTCGAACGTCCTGGCGAACGGGTCATGGTCTTGATGTCCGCAGGCAATCTGGCGCTGAGCCAGGCTGTTGCGAACGTGCTGTCCGAGGACTTCGCCAAGCGTGCCGAGACTTCCATCTGGCAAGCGCCCAACATGTTCGAGGCCGCCCGCCGCGTGGGCGAGGCTGTGCGTCTGGTGCATCACCGTGACGCCGAGCCTTTGGCTGAGCATGGTGTGGATTTCAATGTGAGTCTGATCTTCGGTGGTCAGATCGGCAATGAGCGCTGTCGATTGTTTCAGATCTACTCGGCTGGCAATTTCATTGAGGCGCTGGACGAGCAGACGTATTTCCAGATTGGCGAGTCAAAGTACGGAAAGCCGATTCTGGACCGCGTGGTCAGTCCGGATACCGAGTTGGATGAGGCGGCGAAGTGCGCGCTGATTTCGATGGATTCGACCTTACGTTCGAATATTTCGGTTGGTTTACCCTTGGATTTGCTGGTTTATGAATCTGGCAGTCTGCGGGTGACGCGTTTTGCCAGTATTGATGAGCACAATCTGTATTTCCGGATGATCCGCAATACGTGGGGTGAGCGTTTGCGCCAGGTGTTTGCCGAGATCGCGGACCCGGAGTGGGTATCGTCTGCGTCGCCGGATTCGCTGGTTCCGCAGGGCTTGTTGCATGAGCCGGTTCGGGCCAGGGCGCTGACGGGCGATGAGGTCGAGTCTGTGGCTAAGCAGACCTTGGCGGAAGGGCATGGTAGCGGTACGCCTCAGTAA
- a CDS encoding ABC transporter permease has protein sequence MADVSKQAAASVAARGPAGLPPAPAARRRKRPDGLKWFSWITGGLVYVFLTLPVLVIVLSAFSPESYPQFPPRGFSLRWFDALLANPAWMAALKNSVLLLVIVTPLTVLLGTTAAYALARLDFRGREALLAFVLSPLMIPQVVLGIALLYVMAGMGMAGSLLGLAAGHIVVALPYTVRTASVSLAAVNRQLESASMNLGAGPWYTFRHVTLPLIKPGIVAGAVFAAVTSFGEVSVSLFMSAPSTITMPVRIFSYVDQTFDPAVNAVSVVFIAIAVIALVIIEKTIGLTKVM, from the coding sequence ATGGCTGATGTGAGCAAGCAAGCGGCAGCATCGGTTGCGGCACGCGGACCGGCTGGCCTGCCCCCAGCCCCTGCGGCGCGCCGTCGCAAGCGGCCGGATGGCTTGAAGTGGTTTTCGTGGATCACCGGTGGTTTGGTCTATGTGTTTTTGACCTTGCCAGTGTTGGTGATCGTCCTGTCGGCCTTCAGCCCCGAGTCGTACCCGCAGTTCCCGCCGCGTGGGTTTTCATTGCGCTGGTTCGATGCCTTGTTGGCGAATCCGGCATGGATGGCGGCGCTGAAGAACAGCGTGTTGTTGCTGGTGATCGTGACGCCGTTGACGGTGCTGTTGGGGACTACGGCGGCGTATGCCTTGGCTCGTCTGGACTTTCGGGGGCGTGAGGCGCTGCTGGCATTTGTGCTGTCACCGCTGATGATTCCGCAGGTAGTCTTGGGCATTGCGTTGTTGTATGTGATGGCCGGCATGGGCATGGCTGGCTCGCTGTTGGGGTTGGCGGCGGGTCACATTGTGGTCGCCTTGCCGTATACGGTGCGCACGGCCAGTGTGAGTCTGGCGGCGGTGAATCGGCAGTTGGAGTCGGCGTCGATGAACCTGGGCGCGGGGCCTTGGTATACCTTCCGGCATGTGACTTTGCCGTTGATCAAGCCGGGAATTGTGGCGGGGGCGGTGTTTGCGGCGGTGACGTCGTTTGGGGAAGTGTCGGTCAGCTTGTTCATGAGCGCGCCGTCGACGATTACGATGCCGGTGCGGATTTTCTCGTATGTGGATCAGACGTTTGATCCGGCGGTGAATGCGGTGTCGGTGGTGTTTATTGCGATTGCGGTGATTGCTTTGGTGATCATTGAGAAGACCATCGGATTGACTAAGGTGATGTGA
- a CDS encoding ABC transporter permease — protein sequence MSAGATRARLPASGRGFAWLLLSPTLLFLIAFLVVPGILLAGLSLRNVDSMLNIQPGYGLSQYILVFGSTTYANALFTTLWVSLGTALLCVLLAYPAAWLLVNAPTRTVRTVLYVLLVSPLLTSVVIRTFAWIVLLAQNGLINDALRNLGLIDTPLRMLWNMNAVIIAYVQVMLPFAVLPLATSLGEIPQSLSRASMSLGAGRIHTFFHVTLPLTLPGMLTGAIIVFALAAGSYITPLLIGGRLQPLLPITIYQQAVQIANLPLAAALSFSLLLITGIVVFLLGAVLKRWEKRTYG from the coding sequence GTGAGTGCCGGTGCAACCCGGGCGCGTCTGCCCGCCAGCGGTCGTGGTTTTGCCTGGCTGCTGCTGTCACCCACGCTGCTGTTCCTGATTGCGTTCCTGGTGGTGCCCGGCATCTTGCTGGCGGGCCTGAGCCTGCGCAACGTCGACAGCATGCTCAACATACAGCCCGGATACGGGCTGTCGCAGTACATCCTGGTGTTCGGGTCGACCACCTACGCCAACGCACTGTTCACGACCTTGTGGGTATCGCTGGGCACGGCATTGCTGTGCGTGCTGCTTGCCTATCCGGCAGCCTGGCTACTGGTGAACGCACCCACGCGTACTGTGCGCACGGTGTTGTACGTGCTGCTGGTGTCGCCACTGCTGACCAGCGTGGTGATCCGCACTTTTGCGTGGATCGTACTACTGGCGCAGAACGGGCTGATCAACGATGCGCTGCGCAACTTGGGGCTGATCGATACGCCGCTGCGCATGCTGTGGAACATGAACGCGGTGATCATCGCCTACGTGCAGGTGATGCTGCCCTTCGCCGTGCTGCCGCTGGCCACGTCCTTGGGCGAAATCCCGCAAAGCCTGTCGCGAGCGTCAATGAGCCTGGGCGCAGGACGCATTCACACGTTCTTCCATGTCACCCTGCCGCTTACGCTGCCGGGCATGTTGACAGGCGCGATCATTGTGTTTGCGCTGGCTGCGGGCAGCTACATCACCCCGCTGCTGATTGGCGGACGTCTGCAACCGCTGTTGCCGATCACGATTTACCAGCAGGCAGTGCAGATCGCCAACCTGCCGTTGGCTGCCGCACTGTCGTTCAGCCTGCTGCTGATCACCGGCATCGTCGTGTTCCTGTTGGGCGCGGTACTGAAACGCTGGGAGAAACGAACCTATGGCTGA
- a CDS encoding ABC transporter ATP-binding protein produces the protein MSSAPRGTASAVAPADIRIEGVVQRFGDHLALAGVDLHIRAGEFFSLLGPSGCGKTTLLNIIAGFLDPSEGSVYVGDRDVTALPPYRRDIGMVFQNYALFPHLDVAGNVAYGLKVRKVPAAQIKKRVAEVLDLVQLPGYASRMPHQLSGGQQQRVAIARALAISPQVLLLDEPLSNLDAKLRKDMQSELRSLQQRIGITTVLVTHDQEEALSLSDRIGILGTGRLQQVGTPLELYRKPANRFVAEFIGQANLIKAQPTSVAGVFEAVDRFENEGQGLLLGTELDITATQPLRFVLRPERIRVVPAPAPDPRPTGRPVIRSPNRTGGTLRELTYSGGSIRLVIALYGGGELVAQAEDAQFNELPVIGQPLALTWRIEDVVPLPAEEEVPA, from the coding sequence ATGAGTAGCGCACCCAGGGGAACGGCTTCGGCCGTCGCGCCCGCCGACATTCGCATCGAAGGGGTGGTCCAGCGCTTCGGCGACCACCTGGCCTTGGCGGGTGTGGACCTGCACATCCGCGCCGGTGAGTTCTTCTCGCTGCTGGGCCCCAGCGGCTGCGGCAAGACCACCTTGTTGAACATCATCGCCGGTTTCCTCGACCCCAGCGAGGGCTCGGTGTATGTGGGCGATCGTGATGTCACCGCACTGCCACCCTATCGCCGTGACATTGGCATGGTGTTCCAGAACTACGCCTTGTTCCCGCATCTGGATGTCGCCGGCAACGTTGCCTACGGCCTGAAGGTGCGCAAGGTACCCGCCGCGCAGATCAAGAAGCGTGTGGCCGAGGTACTGGACCTGGTGCAGTTGCCCGGCTACGCCTCGCGCATGCCGCACCAGTTGTCTGGCGGACAGCAGCAGCGTGTGGCGATTGCGCGTGCGCTGGCGATTTCACCGCAGGTGTTGCTGCTGGACGAACCGCTGTCCAATCTGGATGCCAAGCTGCGCAAGGACATGCAGTCCGAACTGCGCAGCCTGCAACAGCGGATTGGCATCACCACGGTGCTGGTCACGCACGACCAGGAAGAAGCGCTCAGCCTGTCTGATCGCATCGGCATTCTGGGTACGGGCCGCCTGCAACAGGTCGGCACGCCGCTCGAGCTGTATCGCAAGCCAGCCAATCGGTTTGTGGCAGAGTTCATTGGCCAGGCCAATCTGATCAAGGCACAACCGACATCAGTCGCCGGCGTCTTCGAAGCAGTGGATCGCTTCGAGAACGAAGGCCAGGGTTTGCTGCTGGGTACCGAGCTGGACATCACTGCCACGCAGCCGCTGCGCTTTGTGCTGCGCCCCGAGCGCATTCGTGTCGTGCCCGCCCCTGCCCCCGACCCACGCCCCACCGGTCGCCCGGTGATTCGTTCACCGAACCGCACCGGCGGTACCTTGCGTGAACTGACCTACAGCGGCGGTTCGATCCGCCTGGTGATTGCGCTGTACGGCGGCGGGGAATTGGTCGCACAGGCAGAAGACGCGCAGTTCAACGAACTGCCAGTGATTGGCCAGCCACTGGCGCTCACCTGGCGCATTGAAGATGTGGTGCCGCTACCTGCCGAGGAAGAGGTGCCTGCGTGA